One window of the Lytechinus variegatus isolate NC3 chromosome 3, Lvar_3.0, whole genome shotgun sequence genome contains the following:
- the LOC121411118 gene encoding coiled-coil domain-containing protein 115-like has product MSLSKVCEELDELAVSYFQILEELQEQRRRFEKFIKEGFLNLSKARFSMGNRAVSSLQYDSTSMCALAHVVTRDEGDCHSFEVCRTKAMKRSERKSLEGNDSGVNQSNEDNTAIRRRRPLSSSPSDGVETLTAGMDQLSTSVEEPPTGPTTTMQRTPTDPLLWFGVLVPQPLRHGQQNFVEAVEACAVMASLQTKLDIAYTQYRNQLKLKYDIVKKMKSDGSSFSNGALSAELQENGH; this is encoded by the exons ATGTCTTTGAGCAAGGTGTGTGAAGAGTTGGATGAGCTTGCTGTAAGCTACTTTCAGATCTTAGAAGAACTCCAAGAGCAAAGAAGAAGATTTGAAAAGTTTATTAAAGAG GGCTTCCTGAATTTATCCAAGGCTCGATTTTCCATGGGAAACAGGGCTGTAAGTTCTCTTCAATATGATTCCACATCAATGTGTGCTCTTGCACATGTTGTTACCAg AGACGAGGGTGACTGTCATTCATTTGAGGTTTGTAGAACCAAAGCAATGAAGAGGTCGGAGAGGAAGTCACTGGAAGGAAATGACTCAGGAGTAAACCAGTCTAATGAGGATAATACAG CTATCAGAAGAAGAAGACCCTTATCATCTAGTCCCTCAGATGGGGTGGAAACCCTTACAGCTGGAATGGATCAATTGTCAACGTCGGTTGAAGAGCCACCTACTGGGCCCACCACCACCATGCAGAGAACACCTACCGATCCCCTTCTCTGGTTTGGTGTCCTAGTTCCTCAACCCCTTAGACATGGGCAGCAGAACTTTGTAGAGG CCGTGGAAGCCTGTGCTGTCATGGCCTCACTCCAGACCAAACTAGACATTGCCTACACCCAGTACCGAAATCAGCTCAAACTGAAATACGACATCGTCAAGAAGATGAAGAGCGATGGCAGCAGCTTCAGCAATGGTGCATTATCAGCAGAGTTACAAGAGAATGGTCATTGA
- the LOC121411119 gene encoding uncharacterized protein LOC121411119 yields MIVHKMIPKRHHTILVKGFFYVLLVLSLISHSQFSNAEHDSDDISHHGNPGGGGHLNLKEGAVMGNYEAGQTQVMNIQRDSHHPKYGKCWVNALQTVAAGCKRLTDDEQSRMALTLANCHLAKAGFDTYNCDETMDIKDCLNPMKGDSISFNAYTEFFTHTQDICFFLQSQVWHEQTEETVEKLTQSSEDVAIQLEVTGKLQENMIKQQNESLKNQKEILAQEAKLNEALKSSTNSIQEVFAEMKSSTLEQKALFAETFDRVAQVQRLMLGEFTWFNSVIYYVVGVLLVYMVTSTSQTASARFSLFLLLLVNWVVEWIMFRIMDTSDQTVFHANSWWCRKIFCSLGLLLLIYKASQYKDYNKINHAILLQIQTHIQQQRLSASSNSLTVAKGLIQGVVQSSSAAAMSIASPTQVPAIQDRRGQTSRLGSNSRHDITGFSSDSDADVTFNPENLASSESHYSSSDQSFMTAETGSKNASMMDHQVSKTPLRAHLPSTSQGSQADDPGSSAKRKRGRPKGSRSKTSREGTPVHNSNFQSPYNLRQRGLHQSPNPVVDLETTLMFAKHVESLASRHYVIQRKSTSSLDDSRNRRNKSPAKSRKGPAFFSSDEEP; encoded by the exons ATGATTGTCCATAAAATGATTCCTAAAAGACACCATACAATCCTTGTCAAGGGCTTCTTCTATGTACTGTTGGTGCTAAGCCTAATCTCACACTCCCAGTTCAGCAATGCTGAGCATGACTCAGATGACATTAGTCACCATGGCAACCCTGGAGGAGGGGGACATCTTAACCTGAAGGAGGGAGCTGTTATGGGGAACTACGAAGCAGGTCAGACACAGGTTATGAATATCCAACGAGACAGCCATCACCCCAAGTATGGAAAATGCTGGGTCAATGCTTTGCAGACTGTTGCAGCTG GTTGTAAAAGGCTAACAGATGACGAGCAGAGTCGTATGGCCTTGACTCTGGCTAACTGTCACTTAGCCAAGGCTGGCTTTGATACATATAATTGTGATGAGACAATGGACATCAAAGACTGCCTAAACCCGATGAAAGGAGACAGCATTTCATTCAATGCCTACACTGAGTTCTTCACCCACACACAAGATATCTGCTTCTTTCTTCAGAGtcag GTTTGGCATGAGCAGACTGAGGAAACTGTTGAGAAGCTTACCCAGAGCTCGGAGGACGTGGCTATTCAGCTGGAGGTAACAGGAAAGTTACAggaaaatatgatcaaacaGCAGAATGAGAGCCTGAAGAACCAGAAAGAAATCCTTGCCCAGGAAGCAAAGCTCAATGAAGCATTAAAGAGCTCAACCAATAGTATACAAGAG GTGTTTGCAGAGATGAAGAGTAGCACTCTAGAGCAGAAAGCTCTGTTTGCAGAAACCTTTGACCGAGTCGCCCAGGTCCAGAGACTAATGCTAGGAGAGTTCACATGGTTCAACTCTGTGATATACTATGTGGTCGGCGTCCTACTAGTTTACATGGTCACATCCACGTCTCAGACGGCATCGGCAAGGTTCTCACTCTTCCTGCTGCTTCTTGTTAATTGGGTTGTTGAGTGGATCATGTTCCGCATCATGGATACGAGTGATCAG ACCGTGTTTCACGCCAACAGCTGGTGGTGTCGCAAGATCTTCTGCTCCCTTGGTCTCCTACTCCTCATCTACAAAGCCTCCCAGTACAAGGACTACAATAAGATCAACCATGCCATCCTGCTACAGATCCAAACTCACATCCAGCAGCAGCGTCTCAGTGCTTCCAGTAATTCCCTTACGGTGGCCAAAGGGTTGATCCAAGGTGTAGTCCAGAGTAGCAGTGCAGCAGCCATGTCTATTGCCTCACCAACACAAGTGCCTGCCATTCAAGACAGAAGAGGCCAAACCTCaa GATTGGGTAGCAACTCAAGACATGACATCACAGGGTTTAGCAGTGATAGCGATGCTGATGTAACCTTTAATCCTGAAAATTTGGCTTCTTCAGAATCACATTACTCCAGTTCAGATCAAAGTTTTATGACTGCAGAAACAGGCAGTAAGAATGCAAGTATGATGGATCATCAAGTCTCCAAAACACCTTTACGCG CTCACTTACCGTCAACCTCACAAGGATCCCAAGCAGATGACCCAGGATCATCAGCTAAACGGAAACGAGGTCGACCAAAGGGAAGTAGAAGCAAGACATCAAGAGAAGGAACACCCGTGCAT aattcaaattttcagtCTCCATACAATCTCCGTCAGCGGGGTCTGCATCAGTCGCCAAACCCTGTCGTGGACCTTGAAACGACCCTTATGTTTGCCAAACATGTGGAAAGCTTGGCCAGCAGGCACTATGTCATTCAGAGAAAGTCGACCTCATCATTGGATGATTCTAGGAACAGGAGAAACAAGAGCCCAGCCAAATCAAGAAAAGGTCCAGCTTTCTTCTCATCTGATGAAGAGCCTTGA